The nucleotide sequence GCCAGCACGGTGGCGCCGGCCAGCGCGTAGCCCACGCAGGCCGTGCGCTGGCCGATCACAGCGACGCGGCCCACCGCTCACGCCTGCCCGATGAGGATGATGGCGATGATCAGCCCGTAAATGGCGATGCCCTCGGCCAGCCCGACGATCACCATGGAGCGGCCGAACAGCTCAGGACGCTCGCTCATCGCGGCCAGCGCCGCCGCCCCTGTGTAGGCCACCGCCACCGCGGCGCCCAGCGACGACCCGGCCACCGCGATGGCGGCACCCAGCAGGGCCGCCCAGGTGTCGCCGTCGGCGGCGGCCTGGGCGGTGACGGTGGAGGCCTGGGCGGCGCCGGGTCCGATCGCGGCCAGCACGGTCAGCGCCACCAGCCCCAGCACGAACAGCACCGCGTTGGCCGCCACCAGCACCCGCACCGCCGCTCGTCCGCGCCGGCGCAGCAGCAGCCGGGTGGCGGCGAACCCGCCGAGCAGGACGGGCAGGGCCAGCAGCCAGGCGATCATGCGCGAGGGTCTGGTGGTCGCAGCACGGCGTCCTCCGATCAGACGCTCGCGGGCGGGGCGGCGTCCCTGTCGATGGTAGGTCGGGCCATTCCGTCGGAGCCCGGCTCCGGGCGCCAGGGACGAAACGGTCGCCCCTCGGTGGTGAACACCCGGGAGAACAGCTCGTAGTACTCCAGCCGCAGCGCCTGCACCCCGGCCACCAGCGCCTCCAGGGCGAAGGCCACCGCGTTGCCCAGCGCGAAGACGACCACGGCGGCGAGCACCGCCACCCCACCCAGGTCCCACAGGCTGGTGGTGCCGTCCCACACCACCTCGCCCAGCGCGGCGTGGGTGAGCCCGAACGCGGCCAGCCGGGCGAACGAGATGAGGTTGGTGCCCACTCGCATCACCGCGTCGAACACCTCCACCGCGGCCTGGGTGAGGCCCGCGGCGCCGCCGCCCGCGGTGGCCACGAAGCCCAGGAACGCCAGCGCCACCCCGGCCACGATCACCACCGCGCCCACCACCACCAACCAGGTCAGGTCCGCCCACAGCGCCAGCACGACCAGCCCGAGCCCGGCCAGCAGGGCGGCTCCGGCGATGCCGGTGGCCGAGGACAGCGCCAGCGGCCAGCCGCCCTCCCGCCAGCGGTTGACGATGCCCAACACCTGGGCGCCAGCCAGCAGCACCGCGCCGATGCCCAGGGCAACCACCAGCAGGGTGATCGGCTCCTCCAGCGGCTGCAGCCACAGCGTGGGCACCACGCCGGTGGGGCCGAAGCACTCCCCGTAGAGCAGCCCGAACACCGCCGCCGCGAGGCCGCAGCCCACCACCAGCGGCCACACCACCCGGAAGCGGGCGAGCTGACGGGGCTTGCCGGCGGCCATCAGCAAGCCGAGGAGCACCAGCAGCGCGCCGTGGCCGACGTCGCCGAACATCATCCCGAACATGAAGACGTAGGCACCGCCGGCGAGCAGGCTGGGGTCGAGGTCGGCGTAGGGCACCGTGCCGTACACCTGCACCAGCGGGCTCATCGACTGTCGCACCGTGCTGCCGGGCTGCAGCATGGTGGGCGGGTCCACACCGCGGGGCCGGCGCAGCGGCACCACGGCGCCGCCGAGGTCGGCGAGGTCATCGGCCAGAGCGGGCACCGCGGCCGCCGGCATCCAGCCCAGCAACCCGTCCACCTCCCCGCGCCGCACCGCGCCGGCGGCCACGGTGTCCAGGTGGGGCTGGGCCTGCGCGCCCGCGTCTCGCCCCTCCCCGGGCAGCTCCAGCTCCACCGTGCCTGCGGCCCGCACGTGTAGCAGCACCTCCGGCAGCTGCTCGTGCGGAGCGAGCAGGGCCACCCGCTCCATCCGCACCGGCACCTGCCCGCTCGCCCGCTGGGGCCGGACCCGCTCACGCGACGGCATCGAAGGCCTCCAGCACCGCGCCGCTGCCGCCACGCGCGGCGCACTCCAGGGCCGCGCGCACCCGCCAGGCGTCCACGGCCAGCACCCCGATCACCCCCACCACCGGCCGGCGGCCGTAGCCGGAGCCGCGCAGCAGCGCGAAAGCCTCGTCCTCCACCCGCAGCCACCAGCGCGCCTCGGCCCGCCACAGCTCAGCCGGCTCCGCCACCCCCTCGAGCACCCAGGCGATAGCACTGGGCAGGCTCGCCCGCACGGCGTCCAGGTCCTCCGGCGCCGTGGTGACGGTCGCGGCGAACGCGGGGCTCACCACCGCGGACGCCTGCGTCAGCACGCTGGGCGGCACCGGCTCGCCCGCGACGGCCACGCGGCGCAGCACCTGCAGCACCGCCGCCGCCCGCGCCCAGGTGGCCGCCTCGGGCACCCGCGCGGCCACCGCATCGGCCCAGGCCAGGCGCAGCGCCAGCTGCAGCTCGTCCACCGCGGCGCCGGCCCGCACCCGCCACGGTGACGCCTCCAGCACTGCCTGCGCGGAGGGCACGCTGGTGGCGGCGGCCAGCCGCTGCCCGGCGACGTCCAGGGTGCCCAGCGCGAAGGGCTCCGCTGTCGTCGCCGAGCCCTGCAGCCGGGCCAGGTGCGCCTCGACGTTGGCCACCTCGAAGCCACCGGCGAGGGTGCGCACCACCTCAGCGCCGTCGCGGGGCAGCCAGCCGGCGAGCACCCGCAGGTTCCACAGCACCGCGGCAGCCACCCCACGCTGGGCGGTGCGCAGGTCCTGGCCCACCGACACGTCGTGGCCGTAGGAGGCCTCGTGCAGCACCCCCAGCGCGGCGTCCAGGCTGGGCTGCTCGGCCAGGTGCCGCGCCCCGCCGGCACCGAGCCGTCGCTGGGCCAGCGCCCGGCCCCGCACCACCCCGGCCACCCAGGCGGTGCTCATCCGGTGGTCTGCTCCCGCAGCGCGGCGCGGGTGCCCGCCAGCACCCGGTGCACGTGCTCGGGCATGCGCTGCGCGGCGATGGCGCGGATCTGGGCGGCCTGCTGCTGCGCGGCGGCCAGCTCGGTGGCGGCCTCCTGCTCAGCCTGACGGGTGCCCTGCTGCACGGCCGCGGCCCGGGCGGCAGCGGCGTCGCGCTGGGCGGCGGCCGCGGTGGCCCGGGCGCGCTCGGCGGACTCGGTGCGCAGCTGCTCGGCCTGCTCGTGAGCCTGGCGGCGCAGCGCGTCGGCCTGCTGCTGCTCCGGCTGCAGCCGGGCCAGCACCGGTGCCAGCTCGGCGGCGATCTCGACGGCCCGGTCGGCGGGGACTCCGCTGGCGGTAGCGGCACCGGGGGCGGCGGCCGCCTGGAAGCGCCGCAGGATGTCTCGTGGTCGCGGCACGGCGTCCTCCGATCGCCAGTGGCCCGCAGCGGCGGGGCACCCTCTCGATCGTAGGTCGCACCAGTGGCGCGAGGGTGGGCTCAGCCCGCCTGGGCGGAGCGCTCCTCGGTGATGGTGATGCCCTGCTCGGCGGCCCAGGCGCGGGCGTCCAGCACGTCCAGGCGCAGCTGCTCGATGAGCTCGGTGGAGCCGACGAAGCGCACCTGCGGCCGCAGGTGGGCGTGCAGGCGCACCAGCACGGTGGCCCCGTACAGGTCGCCGGTGAAGTCCAGCAGGAAGGCCTCCAGCAGGCGCTCGCCGTCCTTGCCGTAGTACGTCGGGCGGTGGCCCACCGACACCGCGGCCACGTGCACCGGGCCGTCGTTGGCCGGGTCGATCTGCACGGTGCCGGCCCACACGCCGTCGCTCAGCGCGTGGTCGGGCACGGCGACGTTGGCGGTGGGAAAGCCCAGCAGCCGGCCACGCTTGTCCCCGTGCTCGACCACCCCCTCGACGTCGAGCACCACAGCGTTGTCCTTGCCCGGCCTGATGGCCATGCGCTCCTCCAGCGGTCCGCGGGGGCGCTCCCCGTCACCCGCGGAAAGTACACGCCGCCAGCGCCCGCGCCCGGGCACGCGTGGCGCGGCCACCGGGCCGGGACCACCGGTCGGTGCGCTGACCTGCGCCGATGCCTCGTGCGGTGTCTTCTTCCACTGAGCGGACCTTGCGCTCACGCTGCGCCGAAGGCAGGTTCACCAGGGTTGCCCCGCCCGCGCCAGGAGGACGCCGATGAGCACCGACCACGCACAGCTGCTCGCCGGGAAGGTCGCCGTCGTCACCGGATCCAGCCGTGGCATCGGGTTGGCGGTGGCGCACGCCCTGGCCGCCGAGGGGGCGCGAGTGGTGCTCAACGGCCGCGACGCGGCGACCGCCGAGCGAGCTGCCGCCCAGGTGGGTGGCGGTGCCGTGGCGGTGCCCGGGTCGGCTGCCGACCACGCCGTGGCCGCCCAGCTGGTGGACACCGCGGTGGCGGTGCACGGCGGGCTGGACGTGCTGGTCAACTGCGCCGGAGCTGCGGAGCCGGCGGGCTCGTCCATCCTGGACATCTCCCCCGCCGACTGGCAGGAGCTGCTGGACAGCCACCTCACCTCCACCTTCGCCACCTGTCGCGCGGCGGCGCCGGTGCTGCGGGAGCGGGGCGGTGGCGTCATCGTGAACACCAGCTCGCACGCCTTCACCGGGATGTACGGCGGCACTGGCTACGCCGCGGGCAAGGGCGGGGTGAACAGCCTGACGCTGGCCCTGGCCCGGGAGCTGCGCGAGCACGGCATCCGGGTGAACGCCGTGTGCCCCGGCGCCCGCACCCGGTTGTCCACCGGCGACGACTACACCCAGCACGTGCAGCGGCTGCACCAGCGGGGGCTGCTGGACGAGGTGACCCTGGCGGCGTCGCTCGCCCCGGCGCCACCGGAGTACGTGGCGCCGCTGTACACCTACCTGGCCAGCGACCTCTCCGCCGGCGTGAGCGGCGAGGTGCTCTCCGCGGCGGGCTGCTACCTGGGCCGCTTCGCCCCGCCGGCGGAGACCCTGCTCGGCTGGCGCGACCACTCCGACAGCCCGCCCTGGACCCCGGCCGAGGTGGCCGCCCAGCTCGCCACGGCGGGCCTCGGCGACTAGTCCCGCTCTTGTGGCGTGAGTCACAACGGCGGTCCTATGCTCGCAGGGCTGAACCCGCTGGGAGGTCCCCATGAGCACCGACACCGCCCCGCTCGGCACCGCCACCACCGACCCGCAACAGCGGGTGGACGCCTGGCTCGCCGACTTCGACCAGGCCCTGCACGACCGGGACGTGGACCGGGCGGCCGGGATGTTCGCCGCCACCAGCTTCTGGCGCGACCTCGTCGCCTTCTCCTGGAACCTCACCACGGTGGAGAACCCGGACGGGGTGGCCGACCTGCTGCGCGCCACGCTGGCGGACACCGACCCGCACGGCTTCGCCACCGAGGAGCCGCCCGAGGACGCCGACGGCGTCACCACCGCCTGGATCACCTTCGCCACCGCGGTGGGCCGCGGCCGCGGGCTGCTGCGCCTGGTGGAGGAGGACGGGCCCAAGGCGTTCACCCTGCTCACCACCCTCTACGAGCTGACCGGCTTCGAGGAGCCGCGCGGCACCCAGCGGCCGATGGGCGCCGAGCACGGGGCCAACAAGGAGCGGCTGACCTGGCTGGAGCGGCGGCAGAAGGAGGACGCCGAGCTGGGCACCGTCACCCAGCCCTACGTGCTGGTGGTCGGCGGCGGGCAGGGCGGCATCGCCCTGGGCGCGCGGCTGCGCCACCTGGACGTGCCTGCTCTGGTGATCGACAAGCACCCCCGCCCGGGCGACCAGTGGCGCGGGCGCTACAAGTCGCTGTGCCTGCACGACCCGGTCTGGTACGACCACCTGCCCTACCTGAAGTTCCCGGACAGCTGGCCGGTGTTCGCGCCCAAGGACAAGATCGGCGACTGGCTGGAGTCCTACACGCGGGTGATGGAGGTGCCCTACTGGACCAGCACCCGGGCGCTGAGCGCGTCCTACTCCCCCGAGGCCGGCGAGTGGACGGTGGAGGTGGAGCGCGACGGCGCCCCGCTCACCCTGCGCCCGAAGCACCTGGTGCTGGCCACCGGCATGTCCGGCAAGCCCAACGTCCCGACGCTGCCGGGCCAGGACGTCTTCCGGGGCGCGCAGCACCACTCCTCGGCGCACCCCGGACCGGACCCGTTCGTGGGCAAGCGGGTGGTGGTGGTCGGCAGCAACAACTCCGCCTTCGACATCTGCGGGGCGCTGTGGGAGAACGGCGTCGACGTCACCATGGTGCAGCGCTCGTCCACCCACATCGTCAAGAGCGCCAGCCTGATGGAGATCGGGCTGGGGGCGCTGTACTCCGAGCAGGCGCTGGCCAACGGGATCACCACGGAGAAGGCCGACCTGATCTTCGCCTCGCTGCCCTACCGGATCATGCACGAGTTCCAGATCCCGCTGTACCAGCAGATGGCCGAGCGCGACCAGGACTTCTACGCCCGACTGGAGGCCGCCGGCTTCGACCACGACTGGGGCGAGGACGGCTCGGGGCTGTTCATGAAGTACCTGCGCCGCGGCTCGGGCTACTACATCGACGTGGGCGCGGCCGACCTGGTGGCCAACGGTGACGTGCGGCTGGCCAAGGGACAGGTGGACCACCTCACCACCGACGCCGTGGTGCTGGCCGACGGCACCGAGCTGCCCGCCGACGTCGTCGTCTACGCCACCGGCTACGGCTCGATGAACGGCTGGGCGGCCGACCTGATCAGCCAGGAGGTGGCCGACCGGGTGGGCAAGGTGTGGGGGCTGGGCTCGGACACCACCAAGGACCCCGGGCCGTGGGAGGGCGAGCAGCGCAACATGTGGAAGCCCACCCAGCAGGAGGCGCTGTGGTTCCACGGCGGCAACCTGCACCAGTCGCGGCACTACTCGCTCTACCTCGCGCTGCAGCTCAAGGCCCGGCTGGAGGGCATCTCCACCCCGGTGTTCGGCCTGCAGCCGGTGCACCACCTCAGCTGAGGCTCGGCCCCAACGCTTGTGGCGCAAGGCAATCGGGCATCATGGCCCGCCATGGGCGCATGGGGAACGGAAATCTTCTCGGACGACACCGCAGCGGACGTGCGCGGTGACTACCGCGAGCTCCTGGAGGACGAGGTGCCCGACGAGGAGGCCACCCGCCGGGTCGTCGCCGAGTACCAGTACCTCGACCAGGACCAGGCGCACGTGCTGTGGCTGGCACTGGCGGCCGCGCAGCACCAGGTCGGACGCCTGGACGAGGAGGTACGGCGCCGCGCCCTCGACGTCATCGACTCGGGCGAGGGGCTCCAGCTGTGGGAGGAGGCGGGCTCGACGGAGCTGGCAGGGCGCAAGGCCGCGCTGGCGGCGCTGCGGGAGCAGCTGACCGGCCCCCAGCCAGCCCGCAAGACCCTGCGGCGCCCGTAGCGCGGTCGCCTCAGCTGGTGCGGGTGGACATGGCGGTGAGCAGCTGGTCGTAGTGGCCGTCCCGGGTGGCGAAGCGCAGCGGCTTCACCCGGTCCACCAGGATCTCCTTGGCGTCGGGCTGCTCCTGCAGCAGCCGCATGGTCTCGCTGAGGAAGTCCTCCAGCGGCATCGCCCGCTCGCTGTCCTGCTGGCCGTTCAGCGTGGTGCGCACCGCCGGGGGCACCAGCTCGATCACCTGGATCGAGGTGTCGGCCAGCTGCACGCGCAGGCTCTCGGTGTAGGAGTGCATCGCGGCCTTGGTCGCGTCGTAGGTGGGCGTGGCCGGCAGCGGGACGAAGGCGAGCCCGGAGGAGACCGTGATGATCGCGGCCTGCTCCTGGCGCGCCAGGAACGGGATCAGCGGGGTGAGGGTGCGGATGGGTCCCAGCAGGTTGGTGGCGACGGTGGCCTCGGCGATGGCCAGGTGACCGGGGTCCAGCAGGTTCTCCGGCTGCATGATGCCGGCCATGGTGATCACCACGTTGAGGTCCGGGTGCTCCCTGGTCACCGAGTCGACGACGCTGCGGATGGACTCCGGGTCCTGCACGTCCAGCACAACGGTCTCGATGCCGTCGTGCCGCGCAGCAAGCTGGTCCAGCAGGTGCTGGCGGCGGCCGCTGATGATCACCCGGTTGCCACGGTCGCGCAGCCGCAGGGCAAGCCCCAGGCCGATCCCCGAGGTGCCGCCGGTCATGAAGATGGTGTTGCCGTGCAGGTTCACGATTCAGCCCTCCCTGGCCGTGGACGGGTGCGGCACCCGCCGGTTCCAGTCTGGCCCGCAGCCCCCTGACCTGCTGAGAGAGCGCGTCTACTCTGGAGAACCACCGTCGTGAGGAGCTGCGCCATGAAGCTGCGGAACCTGCCCACCCGACTGGCCACCGGCGGTTTCATCCTCCACTCGGGCCTGGAGAAGTGGAACCTCCCGCCCGAGGGGGCCGCGGGCTACCACGGGATGGCCGTGGGGGCCTTTCCCTTCCTCGGCAAGGTGGAGGCACCAACGTTCGTCCGCGCGCTGGCCTGCGCCGAGGTGGCGGTGGGTGGGCTGCTGCTCGCCCCGTTCGTGCCCGCCGCGGTGGCCGGCGCGGCGCTCACCGGGTTCTCCGCCGGGCTGGTGACGATGTACCTGCGCACCCCCGCGCTGCGCCAGGAGGACAGCATCTGGCCCAGCCAGGACGGGATCGCCGTGGCCAAGGACGTCTGGATGCTGGGCATCGGGCTGGGCCTGCTGCTCGACGCCGCACCGGGCACGCACCACGGGCACGCGCACGCGCACCGGGCGCTCGCTGCGCACCCGCACGAGCACCACGGGAGCTGCCACCGCCCGCACCCCGGGCTGGCGCACGCCCGGTAGCCGGACCACTCCCACCCCCGTGGCCAGTGCGTTCCCTGGCGGCTGCGCGCTGTCATAATTCGCGCACAGCAGAGCGCTGCACCCGTGCAGCGTCGTCACCAGAGAAGGAGCCGTGCGTGGCCCAGCCCTCTCGCGTCGACGGACCTGAGCTGGAGCGGATCACCATCGGCCTGGTGAACGCGGTCGCCTACTCCTCCAGCAGCCGCTTCCACGCCCGGCTCTTCAGCAGCGCCACCAACCTGGTGCTGCCCAGCGCCGACATCCGCTTCCTGGAGCACCTGCGCGGCCGCGGACAGGTGGCCACCAGCAGCATCGCCACCGCCATCGGCATCGACATCTCCCAGGCCAGCCGGCAGGCCAGCCGGCTGGAGGCCCTCGGCCACGTGGTGCGCACCGCCGACCCGGCCGACCGCCGGCGCACGCTGGTGGCGCTGTCCGCGGAGACCTCCGCGGTGCTCGACCGCTGGCTGCTGACCTGGGCGGCCGACTACGCCCGCCCGGTGGCGGACTGGCCCGAGGCGGACCGCACCGACCTGGCGGCGTGGTTCACCCTGGTGCACCGCTGCCTCGCCCGGTCGCTGCCCCAGGTCGCCAGCTCCAACGCCGCTGAGCACTGGCGCTCGCTCATCTCCACCGATGCCTACCCACCGGCCACTCGTGAGCTGCTCGCCGCCACCATCGGCCTGGTCTCCTGGGTGGCGCAGTCCGGCGGCTACAGCGAACTGCTCGCCACCCTGGACGCCCCGATCACCCAGCACGACTACCTGACCATGCGGCTGATCTCCCGGTTCGGGCCGCTCTCCCTCATCGACGTGGCCGAGCGCATGGCCATCGACCCCTCGCAGGCCAGCCGCCGCGCGCGTCGGCTCACCGAGCTGGGCCTGGTCACCCGCGCGGTGAACGCCCGCGACCGGCGCAGCAACCTGGTGCAGGTCTCCGCCGCCGGCGCCGACCTGGAGCGGCGGGTGCGCAGCCGTCAGCTCAGCCTGTTCCGGTGGGTGCTGGAGCCGGTGTCGGACACCCAGCGCACCCGCCTCACCCCGCTCACCAGCCGGTACGTGACGCGCCTGCTCACCGAGACGCCCGCCCTGCCCGAGGCTGCCCTGGACGGCGCCGCGGTCTGAGCGCCCCTACCAGGAGACGGGCAGCACCGAGATCGGCTGGCTCAGGTGGTCGTAGTTGATCGTCGGGGTGCCCGCCAGCCGCAGCTGCGGCAGCCGCTTGAACAGCTCGGCGATGGCCACCTGCATCTCCATCCGGGCCAGCGGGGCGCCCAGGCAGTGGTGCAGCCCGTAGCTGAGCGTCAGGTGCGGGTTGTGCTCCCGGGTGATGTCGAAGGTGCTCGGGTCGGGCAGCGCGATCCCGTCGTGGGCGGTGGCCGCGGGGTCCACCAGCACGGCCTCGCCCTGGGCCACCAGCTGGCCGTCGATCTCCACGTCCTCGGTGGCCAGCAGCGGCACCAGCCCACCCCCGCCAGGCACGTCCAGGCCCATCTCGAAGCGGCCGCGGCGCAGGATCTCCTCCACCGCGGTGGGCGCCAGCCCGTCCACGTCGGTCATCAGCAGCTCGCGGGCACCGGCGTGGTTGAGCAGGGACAGCACGCCCAGGCAGATGAAGTTGGCGGTGTTGTCGAAGCCGGCGATGATCAGCAGCAGCGCGATGGAGAGGATCTCCTGGTCGGACAGGGAGTCGTCGGTGTCGGTGGCGTGCGCCAGCACGCTGAGCAGGTCCTCCGCCGGGTCGTTGCGGCGGGTCTCGATGAGCGCCGCCATGTACCCGCCGAGCTCGATCATGTTGGTCATCACCTCCTCCTCGGTCATGCCGGCCACCGCGAGCATCGACGAGCTCCACCGCTCGAACTTCACCCGGTCGGCCATCGGCACGCCGAGCAGGTTGCTCAGCATCTGCATGGGCAGCGGCACCGCGTAGTCGTGCACCAGGTTGGCGCTGGTTCCCGCAGCCACCATCGTGTCGATCAGCTCGTTGGCGTAGACCACGGCCGCGTCGCGCATGGCCTGCACGGCCCGAGGCGAGGTCGCCTGCTGCACCAGGCGGCGCAGCTTGGTGTGCTCCGGCGGGTCCTCGAACTGCAGGGTGGCCTTGAGGAAGTCGGGGAACTCCACGAAGTAGGGCACCACCCGCTCGCCGGTGCGGAACGGCTCCCGGACGAAGCGCCGGTCGCGCAGCATGCTCCGCGCGGCCGCGGTGCGGTGGATGACCCAGGCCTCGCCGCCGAAGGGCATGGTCACCTTGGTCATCGGCCGGTCGGCGGCGATCTGGCGGTAGCGCTCGGCGGCCTCGCTGGCCGCGACCGGCGCGAACGGGTAGTCGAGGGGCACGCTGGGTGCAGCTGAGGTGCTCACGGGAGTCTCCTGGTTGCTCATGCGGCCGGCTCCGGCACCGGCACGGTCTGCACGAGGGAGCCCTCGGGCAGGGTCATCACCTGGTCGACGTTGGCGGCGACGCTCTCGATCGACAGCTCGGGGTCGTGGAAGCCCGCGGAGTTCACGATCGCCATCCGGTTGACGAACCCGCCCGCGACGTTGAACACCTCGCCGGTGACCGCGCAGCTGGGGTGCACCAGGTAGGCCCCCACCGGGGCGACCAGGCGGGGCAGCAGGGCGGTGCGCATGTACTCCACCACCTCCGGTGCCAGCGAGTCGTTGGACGCCTCGGACAGCCGCGTGCCGCCGGCGCCGGGGGCCACCGCGTTGACCTTGATGCCGGCGGCGGCACCCTCCAGGGCCAGGTTGCGGGTGAGCCCGAGCACCGCGCCCTTGGAGCTGCCGTAGTGCACCATCTGCGGGTTGCCCAGCATGGCTGCGGAGATGGAGTTCACGACGCGTCCGGTGCCGCTGGCGCGCAGGTGCGGCCAGGCGTGCTTGGCCAGCCACACCGAGCCATAGAAGTGCACGTCCAGGTGGCGCTGGTACTCCTCGCGGGTGAGCGCCTCGAAGGACGCCAGGTGCAGCACGCCCGCGTTGTTGATCACGCTGTCCACCCCACCGAAGGCGTCGGCGACGGCGTCCACGATGCGGGCGGCGCCCCGCTCGTCGGCGACGTCCTCGCGCAGGGCGATGGCGGTGCCGCCGGCGCGGGTGATCTCCTCGACCACCGCGGCCGCCGGGTCGTCACCGTCCACTCCAGACCCGTCCACGGTGGCACCCAGGTCGACCACGGCCACCTGGGCACCGCGGGAGGCGAGCAGCAGGGCGTACTCCCGGCCGATGCCACGTCCCGCCCCGGTGACGACGACGCTGCGTCCGGTGAAAGTCAGGTTGTCCACGACGTGGCTCCTCTCGGGTCAGGGACGGCTGGTGCCGGCGCTGTAGGTGGTCTTGGCGGTCCAGATCGATCCCTGGCCCTCGGCGCGGGACTTGTCCCGGTCGAAGACCTCCATGCCGGCGCAGACGTAGAGCCTGCTGCGGTCGGCGCCGCCGAGGACACAGGCCACCCCCATGGCCTCCTCCATCGGCAGCGTGATGGCGTCGGTCATCTCGCCGCCCTCGACGAACCGGGCGACCACGCCGGAGCCGGGCATGGCGGTCCAGACCCCGCCCTGGGCGTCCAGGCAGATGCCGTCGGGCAGCCACGGGGTGGGGGCGAACACGCGTCGGTTGCTCAGCGCGCCGTCGGGGCCGCGGTCCAGCACGGTGAGGCAGTTGGCCAACACCTCGGCCACGACCACCCGGGTGCCGTCGGCGGTGATGGTGATGCCGTTGCCGGAGGCCAGCTCGCCGAGCTCGGACAGCGCCCGCACCGACCCGTCCGGCTCGACGACCAGCAGGGCGCTGTTGCGGGCGTCCTCGCCGTGCAGCATGTCGAAGCCCAGCTGGGTGACGTAGGCGCGCCCGTCGGCGTCGACGACCATGTCGTTGACCGGGCCGACCGCGACCTCGCGGAGGTCGGCGTAGAGGTCCACCGACTGGCCGTCCCAGACCAGCACCACCCGCTCGTACATCGAGGTGACGACCAGGCGCCCGTCGGGCAGCCACCCCATCCCACCGAGGACGACTTCCTCGTCCACGGGTCCGGCGCCGGGCTGGGCACCGAGCGCCTTGCGGTCGCTGACGTCGAGGACCACCTCGAAGCCGCCGTCGCTGCCCTGCCGGAGCACCTGGTGGTTGTACATGTCGCCGAACCAGAAGGTGTCGTCGTGCCAGCGCGGGATCTCCGTCCAGGAGTAGCCGGAGGCCACCTTCTGCGCCGGCACCTCCCGTGCCTGCGCGACTGCGTCAGCGAGCTCCATGGTTCTCCTTCGTGGGGTCAGGTCAGGTTGTGACGGACGTTACATCTTGCGTGCGTTTGGTCAAGTAATTGCGGCGGAAGTGGGAGCAGCCGACTCCGCCTTCAGCACCCGGCGCAGCAGCTTGCCCATGTCGTTGCGGGGCAGGCCGGCCAGGAAGTGGATGCGGGCGGGCACGCGGCTGGAGCGCAGGTGCTCGGCCACCCAGCGCTGCGCCTGCTCGGCGTCGAGGGCCGCGCCCGCCCGCAGCACCACCGCTGCCACCGGGACCTCGCCCCACTGCTCGTCCGGGACGCCGTAGACGGCGACCTCCCCGACCGCGGGGTGGCGAGCCAGCACGTCCTCGATCTCCCCGGGTGAGAGGTTCTCCCCACCACGGACGATCACGTCGTCCAGGCGGCCCGCCACGAAGACGTAGCCCTGGTCGTCGATCCAGCCGCCGTCGCGGGTGGGGAACCAGCCCGCGTCGTCGGTGACCGAGGCAGCGGAGTACTCGCCGGAGACCTGCTCGCCCCGCACCCACAGCTCCCCCGCGGCGGTGGCGGCCACGGGGGCCCCGTGCGGGTCGCGCACCAC is from Rhodococcus sp. X156 and encodes:
- a CDS encoding MarR family transcriptional regulator, with amino-acid sequence MAQPSRVDGPELERITIGLVNAVAYSSSSRFHARLFSSATNLVLPSADIRFLEHLRGRGQVATSSIATAIGIDISQASRQASRLEALGHVVRTADPADRRRTLVALSAETSAVLDRWLLTWAADYARPVADWPEADRTDLAAWFTLVHRCLARSLPQVASSNAAEHWRSLISTDAYPPATRELLAATIGLVSWVAQSGGYSELLATLDAPITQHDYLTMRLISRFGPLSLIDVAERMAIDPSQASRRARRLTELGLVTRAVNARDRRSNLVQVSAAGADLERRVRSRQLSLFRWVLEPVSDTQRTRLTPLTSRYVTRLLTETPALPEAALDGAAV
- a CDS encoding cytochrome P450 is translated as MSTSAAPSVPLDYPFAPVAASEAAERYRQIAADRPMTKVTMPFGGEAWVIHRTAAARSMLRDRRFVREPFRTGERVVPYFVEFPDFLKATLQFEDPPEHTKLRRLVQQATSPRAVQAMRDAAVVYANELIDTMVAAGTSANLVHDYAVPLPMQMLSNLLGVPMADRVKFERWSSSMLAVAGMTEEEVMTNMIELGGYMAALIETRRNDPAEDLLSVLAHATDTDDSLSDQEILSIALLLIIAGFDNTANFICLGVLSLLNHAGARELLMTDVDGLAPTAVEEILRRGRFEMGLDVPGGGGLVPLLATEDVEIDGQLVAQGEAVLVDPAATAHDGIALPDPSTFDITREHNPHLTLSYGLHHCLGAPLARMEMQVAIAELFKRLPQLRLAGTPTINYDHLSQPISVLPVSW
- a CDS encoding SDR family NAD(P)-dependent oxidoreductase; its protein translation is MDNLTFTGRSVVVTGAGRGIGREYALLLASRGAQVAVVDLGATVDGSGVDGDDPAAAVVEEITRAGGTAIALREDVADERGAARIVDAVADAFGGVDSVINNAGVLHLASFEALTREEYQRHLDVHFYGSVWLAKHAWPHLRASGTGRVVNSISAAMLGNPQMVHYGSSKGAVLGLTRNLALEGAAAGIKVNAVAPGAGGTRLSEASNDSLAPEVVEYMRTALLPRLVAPVGAYLVHPSCAVTGEVFNVAGGFVNRMAIVNSAGFHDPELSIESVAANVDQVMTLPEGSLVQTVPVPEPAA
- a CDS encoding SMP-30/gluconolactonase/LRE family protein is translated as MELADAVAQAREVPAQKVASGYSWTEIPRWHDDTFWFGDMYNHQVLRQGSDGGFEVVLDVSDRKALGAQPGAGPVDEEVVLGGMGWLPDGRLVVTSMYERVVLVWDGQSVDLYADLREVAVGPVNDMVVDADGRAYVTQLGFDMLHGEDARNSALLVVEPDGSVRALSELGELASGNGITITADGTRVVVAEVLANCLTVLDRGPDGALSNRRVFAPTPWLPDGICLDAQGGVWTAMPGSGVVARFVEGGEMTDAITLPMEEAMGVACVLGGADRSRLYVCAGMEVFDRDKSRAEGQGSIWTAKTTYSAGTSRP